One window from the genome of Musa acuminata AAA Group cultivar baxijiao chromosome BXJ1-4, Cavendish_Baxijiao_AAA, whole genome shotgun sequence encodes:
- the LOC103984271 gene encoding expansin-B16-like — MASCFFSPFSFYYSFLLLSVFALFCFDTSEPHPVVDPHWHPATATWYGSPNGDGSDGGACGYGSLVDVRPLRARVGAVSPVLFKGGEGCGACYKVRCLDPVVCARRPVTVIVTDECPGGYCAFGRTHFDLSGAAFGRMAVPGKASRLRDRGEMPVVFRRTPCKYPGKSIAFHVNEGSTNFWLSLLVEFEDDDGDIGSMHIKQANSVEWLEMKHIWGANWCIIGGPLHGPFSVKLATLTTRKTFSARDVIPRNWSPKATYTSRLNLR, encoded by the exons ATGGCTTCTTGCTTCTTCTCTCCGTTCTCCTTTTATTACTCCTTTCTTCTCTTGTCCGTGTTTGCCTTGTTCTGTTTCGATACCAGCGAACCACACCCCGTCGTCGACCCGCATTGGCACCCGGCGACCGCGACCTGGTACGGCAGCCCCAACGGCGACGGCAGCGACG GTGGGGCGTGCGGGTACGGGTCGCTGGTGGACGTGCGGCCGCTGCGGGCGCGGGTGGGGGCGGTGAGCCCCGTGTTGTTCAAGGGCGGGGAGGGGTGCGGCGCCTGCTACAAGGTGCGCTGCCTGGACCCGGTCGTCTGCGCCCGCCGTCCCGTCACCGTCATCGTCACCGATGAGTGCCCCGGCGGGTACTGCGCCTTCGGCCGCACCCACTTCGACCTCAGCGGCGCCGCGTTCGGCCGCATGGCCGTCCCCGGCAAGGCCAGCCGGCTACGTGATCGTGGCGAGATGCCCGTCGTGTTCCGCAG GACTCCATGCAAATACCCAGGTAAGAGTATCGCTTTTCATGTAAATGAAGGTTCCACAAACTTTTGGCTGTCACTTCTTGTGGAGTTTGAGGACGATGATGGAGACATCGGATCCATGCATATAAAACAA GCAAATTCTGTAGAGTGGCTAGAGATGAAGCACATATGGGGAGCAAATTGGTGTATCATTGGGGGGCCTCTGCACGGTCCCTTCTCAGTAAAGCTTGCTACGTTAACCACCCGGAAGACCTTCTCAGCTCGGGATGTGATTCCCAGGAACTGGTCTCCCAAAGCCACCTACACCTCTCGGCTCAACTTACGTTAG